In Natranaerovirga hydrolytica, the sequence TCAGGAAAAACTAATTCTTGAGGGGTATGATATTCTATTAATTCTTCTTCAAACACAATATTTATATTTTCAATCTCATGTATGCCATTTAATTCTATATCCAATTCGTATAGCTGATAAATTGGATACCCATCATAATCAATAAAAACTTCTCCTTTAAAAGACTTTAAGTTCATATTTTCTATCTGTTTTTTTATATCCTTTATCCATTCTAAAACTTCTGCTTCATTCAAATTGCTCAAATCAAGGTCTGCATACGAAACAACTGATTTAAGTACTTCTTCAAAGATAATATTAAACACTTTTTTCAATTGATCTTCTGACATATGAATATTTAATCGCTTTGCTTTTACATTGCCTTGGCTCGTTGTGAGTATGGTGTTTTCTTCGACAATAACATCATCTTCTTCCAATACTTCTATCCACTGTTCTTTTACATATTCCATCGTCTCTTTTTCAAAACTAAACATTTTAATATCTTTTGGCATTTCAATGTTAATTATTTCATTGAACAAGGGTATCTCTAAGTATATGTCGTCCTCATTCTGATAAAATCTTGAATTCATGCCAACGCCGCCAAAGTATATATAATTATTGGCAATGGCTTGATATTCATTATAAGCCATGTCCATCTCCATATCCATTCTTTCATATGAAATCCATTCTTCTAATTCTTCCCTTGTCAAATCATCTTCATTAAAGGTTATATCAAAATACATATTCACTGTTTCTTTGCCCTCTTTTATTGAAGCATAGTTAGACATAGCTTGATCATAAGTTTCATAGCCTGTGCTATTACACCCAACTAAGGTTAAAGACATTAACAGTATACCAACTAACATTTTTTTCATATCAATCACCCACCTTTTATACTTATATTGTATTAATTTTTTATATGCATTACATCTCACTATAAGCATTACTTGACTATGACTTTTGGCATATTTATGATAAGTTTTTCACTGAAAAAATAGCCAGCTGGGTTCTATCTCTTAAGTCTAACTTCATAAGTATGTTGGTAATATGATTTTTTACCGTTCCTTCTGTAATAAATAAAACTTCTCCTATTTCTTTATTGTTCTTACCTTCTGATAGTAACTTACAAATCTCTACTTCCCTTGTGGTTAGCTTTTCTATTTGTTTACTTGGCTTTTCTTTTTTCGTTTCTTGTGCCATTTCTAAAAATTGTTCCACTACTTTAGTCGCAACATTGGGTTGAAAGAAAGTTTGCCTCTTATATACTGTTCGAATAGCATGTCCAATTTCTTTAGGAGACGAATCTTTTAATATGTAGCCAGACGCACCATTTTTCAATGAGTTAAATATGTATTCTTCATCGTCAAAGGTAGTTAAAATGAGTATTTGAATTTTATTATTGTATTCTTTGATACCCTTAGTCGCTTCCACACCATTAATAACAGGCATGCGTATATCCATTAATATGACATCTATTGCCGTGGTTTTACATTGATTAATGGCTTGTTCACCATTAGATGCTGTAGCAACCACATTCATATCCTCTTCATTGTTTAATAAAACTGCTAAACCTTCTTTTATAATATTTTGATCATCTACTATCATTACATTTATCAAATTTTTATCCTCCTATTCTATGGGTATAGAGACCTTTATCCTAAAACCACTGTTTCCTCGAATAAACAACTCCCCCTTAACACTTTTTACACGCTCTTTCATTCCTCTTAAACCATTGCCAACTATTATCGTGTTACAACCCATTCCATTATCTTCTATATATAAAAATACGTTTTTCTCGCTAAAAGTTATCTTTATGTTAATACGACTTGCTTTGCCATGACGTATACTATTGGTTAATGCTTCTTGAATGGTTCGATAAATGACTATGTATATTTGTGGGCTTAAACTTTTTTCATCACCTAATATGCCAAAATCAATATGTATATGGGTTTTTTCTATAAAATCCTTAATCAGACTTTTAATAGAATTGACACCAAATTCTTCTTTTTCCTTTAGGGCATTT encodes:
- a CDS encoding response regulator transcription factor; the protein is MINVMIVDDQNIIKEGLAVLLNNEEDMNVVATASNGEQAINQCKTTAIDVILMDIRMPVINGVEATKGIKEYNNKIQILILTTFDDEEYIFNSLKNGASGYILKDSSPKEIGHAIRTVYKRQTFFQPNVATKVVEQFLEMAQETKKEKPSKQIEKLTTREVEICKLLSEGKNNKEIGEVLFITEGTVKNHITNILMKLDLRDRTQLAIFSVKNLS